From a single Methanofollis sp. W23 genomic region:
- a CDS encoding type II glyceraldehyde-3-phosphate dehydrogenase, producing the protein MIKVAINGYGTIGKRVADAVAAQPDMEVIGVSKTKPSAEGFVANQRGYPLYITEINRKPLFEEAGIKVAGDVTEMIKQADIVVDATPGGIGEKNKKLYELHGVKAIWQGGEDHEVAGFSFCSSCNFEEAKGRQFTRVVSCNTTGLCRIIQAVDEGFGVQKVRATMVRRGSDPGEVKKGPVDAIVLNPVEIPSHHGPDVQSVLPQIEITTMAMIVPTTFMHMHALQMELKTEATREEILEIIEAHPRIGLVRSATGIKSTAELKEFAQDMGRPRADLYENCIFADSIGFVGKELFMFQAIHQEADVVVENVDAIRAMMNGAGDAATSISMTNKALGFRAI; encoded by the coding sequence ATGATCAAGGTCGCAATCAACGGATACGGCACCATCGGCAAACGTGTCGCCGATGCAGTCGCCGCTCAGCCCGACATGGAGGTCATTGGGGTCTCGAAGACGAAGCCAAGCGCTGAAGGTTTCGTCGCGAACCAGCGCGGCTACCCCCTCTACATCACTGAGATCAACCGCAAGCCTCTCTTCGAGGAGGCCGGGATCAAGGTCGCCGGTGACGTCACCGAGATGATCAAGCAGGCCGACATCGTCGTCGACGCCACCCCTGGCGGGATCGGAGAGAAGAACAAGAAGCTGTATGAACTCCACGGCGTCAAGGCGATCTGGCAGGGCGGCGAGGACCACGAGGTCGCAGGCTTCTCCTTCTGTTCAAGTTGCAACTTCGAAGAGGCGAAAGGGCGCCAGTTCACCAGGGTGGTCTCCTGCAACACCACCGGGCTCTGCCGGATCATCCAGGCGGTGGACGAAGGCTTTGGAGTACAGAAAGTACGGGCAACGATGGTCAGACGCGGTTCAGACCCCGGTGAAGTGAAGAAAGGCCCGGTCGACGCCATCGTCCTCAACCCCGTGGAGATCCCGAGCCACCACGGCCCTGACGTCCAGAGCGTCCTCCCGCAGATCGAGATCACGACCATGGCGATGATCGTCCCCACCACCTTCATGCATATGCACGCCCTCCAGATGGAACTCAAGACAGAGGCCACCAGGGAAGAGATCCTTGAGATCATCGAGGCACACCCCAGGATAGGACTGGTCAGGAGCGCCACCGGGATCAAGAGCACCGCCGAACTGAAAGAGTTCGCGCAGGACATGGGGCGCCCGCGCGCCGACCTGTACGAGAACTGCATCTTCGCCGATTCGATCGGGTTTGTCGGGAAGGAACTCTTCATGTTCCAGGCCATTCACCAGGAAGCCGACGTTGTCGTCGAGAACGTCGACGCGATCAGGGCGATGATGAACGGCGCCGGGGACGCCGCAACCTCGATCAGCATGACCAACAAGGCCCTCGGGTTCCGTGCCATCTGA
- a CDS encoding molybdenum cofactor biosynthesis protein B, which produces MKPEHIKDIEVTVAVVTVSSTRTEETDTSGKAIRDLLEAAGYRVVHTAIVKDDLQAIRASLFKSLSVADAVIFNGGTGLTPDDCTIEAVEPFFGKKIEGFGELFRMLSYKDIGTSALLSRAAAGVAGGKVIFCVPGSTGAVTLATEQIIVPELLHIISHAQG; this is translated from the coding sequence ATGAAACCAGAACATATCAAAGATATCGAGGTGACCGTCGCGGTGGTGACCGTCTCCTCGACGCGGACCGAAGAGACCGACACAAGCGGGAAGGCGATCCGAGACCTCCTTGAGGCGGCAGGGTATCGTGTCGTGCACACCGCGATTGTAAAAGACGATCTCCAGGCGATCAGGGCCTCGCTCTTCAAATCGCTCTCGGTGGCCGATGCCGTGATCTTCAATGGCGGGACGGGGTTGACCCCTGACGACTGCACCATTGAGGCGGTGGAACCGTTCTTCGGGAAGAAGATCGAGGGGTTCGGGGAACTCTTCAGGATGCTCTCGTATAAGGACATCGGGACTTCGGCCCTCCTCTCGCGTGCCGCCGCCGGAGTCGCCGGGGGAAAAGTGATCTTCTGTGTTCCAGGATCGACCGGGGCGGTCACCCTTGCCACCGAGCAGATCATCGTCCCTGAGTTGCTGCATATCATCTCACATGCACAGGGATAG
- the cgi121 gene encoding KEOPS complex subunit Cgi121, translating to MNECEVKEAVIKVDSLPGFLKKMAGIAEMYQTHIICFDADEMAGRGHAEKAVRHAVRSWREGRAISRSLEMEALLYAAGTRQCRIGTEIGLHEGTNRSYVCFCPPSPEAAKTLGEMVRWADEDWEEIDPSRQARLMERFEITEEELEAADGRITLLVYERVALLEINR from the coding sequence ATGAATGAGTGTGAAGTGAAAGAGGCGGTCATCAAGGTGGACTCGCTCCCGGGCTTCCTGAAGAAGATGGCCGGGATCGCCGAGATGTACCAGACCCATATCATCTGTTTTGACGCGGACGAGATGGCCGGACGTGGGCATGCCGAGAAGGCGGTGAGGCATGCGGTGCGTTCATGGCGGGAAGGCCGGGCGATCTCAAGGTCGCTGGAGATGGAGGCCCTCCTGTACGCCGCCGGGACGCGGCAGTGCCGGATCGGGACCGAGATCGGGCTTCACGAGGGTACGAACCGCTCCTATGTCTGCTTCTGCCCACCTTCCCCTGAGGCCGCCAAGACCTTAGGCGAGATGGTCAGGTGGGCGGACGAGGACTGGGAGGAGATCGACCCCTCCAGGCAGGCGCGGTTGATGGAGCGCTTCGAGATCACCGAGGAAGAACTTGAAGCCGCAGACGGAAGGATCACACTTCTCGTTTACGAGCGCGTCGCCCTTCTCGAGATAAACCGATAA
- a CDS encoding tyrosine--tRNA ligase, which produces MDPYSLATRNTVEIVTDEELRALLEKPVKRVYAGYEPSGEIHLGHLVTINKLIDLQKAGFEVTVLLADLHAFLNHKGTLEEVRETAEYNRRCFEALGLTGANYVMGTDLQLNPEYELLVLQLSQEVTVNRAHRSMDEVGRGMDHPAVSQMVYPIMQMADIALLGVDAAAGGIDQRKIHMLAREHLPGMGYSAPVCIHTPIINGLDGKKMSSSAGNLISVADSEETIRKRMKKAFCPPEIEENPVLQVLQHHVFPRFETVTMHRPAKFGGDLEFKSYAEAETAYAGGTIHPLDLKNMTADYLVEILAGVHDAVV; this is translated from the coding sequence ATGGATCCATACTCTCTTGCCACACGCAATACTGTCGAGATCGTCACCGACGAGGAGTTGCGGGCTCTCCTTGAAAAGCCCGTCAAGCGAGTCTACGCAGGCTACGAACCGAGCGGCGAGATCCACCTCGGCCACCTCGTGACCATCAACAAACTCATAGACCTCCAGAAGGCCGGATTTGAAGTGACCGTCCTCCTTGCCGATCTCCATGCCTTCCTCAACCACAAAGGCACGCTGGAAGAGGTGCGGGAGACCGCGGAGTACAACCGCCGGTGTTTCGAGGCCCTGGGACTGACAGGAGCGAACTACGTGATGGGCACCGACCTCCAGCTCAACCCCGAGTACGAACTTCTGGTCCTCCAGCTCTCCCAGGAGGTCACCGTCAACCGCGCCCACCGTTCGATGGACGAGGTCGGGCGCGGGATGGACCACCCGGCCGTCTCGCAGATGGTCTACCCGATCATGCAGATGGCCGACATCGCCCTCCTCGGGGTCGACGCTGCGGCCGGCGGGATCGACCAGAGAAAGATCCACATGCTCGCCCGCGAGCATCTCCCTGGCATGGGCTACTCCGCCCCGGTCTGCATCCACACCCCCATCATCAATGGCCTGGACGGGAAGAAGATGTCCTCCTCTGCCGGCAACCTCATCTCGGTCGCAGACTCGGAGGAGACGATCAGGAAGCGGATGAAAAAGGCCTTCTGCCCGCCTGAGATCGAGGAGAACCCGGTGCTCCAGGTGCTCCAGCATCATGTCTTCCCCCGCTTCGAGACGGTCACGATGCACCGCCCGGCAAAGTTCGGCGGCGACCTGGAATTTAAATCCTACGCCGAGGCCGAGACAGCGTACGCCGGCGGGACGATCCACCCGCTGGACCTCAAGAACATGACTGCTGACTACCTCGTCGAGATCCTCGCCGGGGTCCACGACGCCGTCGTATAA
- a CDS encoding KH domain-containing protein → MTIQEIKIGTQRIGALIGKGGATKRKIEENTGSTIRIDSEEGDVHIEGEDAFGVLRAADVVTAIARGFSPERAFVLFEDEDMAIEIIDLSEIDPSPKQQERLRGRIIGKAGKGRQQIEDMTRVEISVQGKTVTLIGMPEKLRTARAAIEMLINGAQHETVFSFLEKKRREAREDMLGYYY, encoded by the coding sequence ATGACAATACAGGAGATCAAGATCGGAACGCAACGGATTGGCGCCCTCATTGGAAAAGGAGGAGCCACGAAGAGAAAGATCGAAGAGAATACCGGGAGCACCATCAGGATCGACAGCGAAGAGGGCGACGTCCATATCGAGGGCGAGGACGCCTTCGGGGTGCTGCGGGCCGCGGATGTGGTCACCGCCATTGCACGAGGGTTCTCTCCTGAGCGGGCCTTCGTGCTCTTCGAGGACGAGGATATGGCCATTGAGATCATCGATCTCTCTGAGATCGACCCCTCCCCCAAACAGCAGGAACGTCTGCGCGGACGGATCATCGGCAAGGCCGGGAAGGGTCGTCAGCAGATCGAAGACATGACCAGGGTCGAGATCTCGGTCCAGGGAAAGACGGTGACACTCATCGGCATGCCTGAAAAACTCAGGACCGCACGGGCCGCCATCGAAATGTTGATCAATGGTGCCCAGCACGAGACGGTCTTCTCCTTCCTTGAGAAGAAGCGGCGCGAAGCGCGCGAGGACATGCTGGGGTATTACTACTGA
- a CDS encoding ATP-dependent DNA helicase, which translates to MKVTDLPIPAPLKQSYTTKGIKNLYPPQEEAVRCGIFDGKNLLCAIPTASGKTIVAEMAMHRQVGVGGKCLYIVPLKALASEKYEDFSEKGLAVGVATGDLDRRDAYLGRNDIIVATSEKVDSLLRNKAPWLGEITLLVVDECHLVGSEDRGATLEMVIAKLRRRNPEMQVIALSATVGNPGAMAGWLDAALVTSEWRPVDLREGVYWQGAIHFEDHTRRVPAPSKDDALNLCLDTVDEGGQCLVFVNSRRNAEAFAKRAASKLDLSDPALESAADRINGRASTELGRTLARCVKGGAAFHHAGLAAAERHEVEEGFRAGAIKVISSTPTLAAGLNLPARRVIVRDHLRFGQNGMARIPVGEYKQMAGRAGRPHLDPYGEAVLTAKGEGEGKDLFETFIEAPPEEVHSQCNAENALRSHILSLITTGFAKSRAEVLDFMETTFYAYEHQGQHSTIQETVERVVDDLVRAEMVDELDEWLEGTTYGNLVSRLYIDPRTAEAVVEALRLQPAFSDFGVLELLCETPDMLTLFLRKADYEVVDHFLASHRDDLWTGVPYGYDEREHFLQSVKTAMLLLNWGEEVTDEMICERFNVGPGDIHNKVETAVWLIYATSRLAHLFAPDLETSIAELGTRVKHGIKRELLPLIKLRGIGRVRARRLFNAGFTTPEDLKNAGVRRLAPVLGEKTAASVIVQAGGKVEEGEEVDPDVNEVNEPIPEPPGEHQTSLSAFGGTNHE; encoded by the coding sequence ATGAAAGTGACTGACCTCCCCATCCCGGCGCCCCTCAAACAATCGTACACGACAAAGGGCATCAAGAACCTTTACCCGCCACAGGAGGAGGCGGTCAGGTGCGGGATCTTCGACGGAAAAAATCTTCTTTGCGCCATCCCCACCGCAAGCGGGAAGACCATCGTCGCAGAGATGGCGATGCACCGCCAGGTGGGGGTGGGGGGCAAGTGTCTGTACATCGTCCCGCTCAAGGCGCTGGCCAGCGAGAAGTACGAGGACTTTTCTGAGAAGGGGCTTGCGGTCGGGGTGGCGACCGGGGACCTGGACCGGCGCGACGCCTACCTGGGCAGGAACGACATCATCGTCGCGACCTCTGAGAAGGTCGACTCATTGCTCAGGAACAAGGCGCCGTGGCTCGGGGAGATCACCCTGCTCGTCGTGGACGAGTGTCATCTCGTCGGGTCTGAGGACCGCGGGGCGACCCTTGAGATGGTGATCGCCAAACTTAGGCGCAGGAACCCGGAGATGCAGGTGATCGCCCTCTCGGCCACGGTCGGAAACCCCGGTGCCATGGCCGGGTGGCTGGACGCCGCACTGGTGACCAGCGAGTGGCGGCCGGTCGACCTGCGCGAGGGGGTCTACTGGCAGGGGGCGATCCACTTCGAGGACCATACCCGCAGGGTGCCGGCGCCCTCGAAGGACGATGCCCTCAACCTCTGCCTGGACACCGTCGACGAGGGGGGGCAGTGCCTGGTCTTTGTGAACAGCAGGCGGAATGCCGAGGCCTTCGCAAAGAGGGCGGCATCAAAATTAGATCTCTCCGACCCAGCCCTCGAATCGGCGGCCGACCGGATCAACGGGCGGGCCTCGACCGAACTGGGCCGGACGCTCGCGCGTTGCGTGAAAGGCGGGGCGGCCTTCCACCATGCGGGGCTCGCCGCCGCCGAACGCCACGAGGTCGAGGAGGGATTCAGGGCAGGGGCGATCAAGGTCATCTCCTCGACCCCGACCCTTGCCGCAGGCCTGAACCTCCCTGCCAGACGGGTGATCGTGCGCGATCACCTCAGGTTCGGCCAGAACGGGATGGCCAGGATCCCGGTCGGCGAGTACAAGCAGATGGCCGGGCGGGCCGGGCGGCCCCACCTCGACCCATATGGCGAGGCGGTGCTCACTGCAAAAGGGGAAGGCGAAGGGAAAGATCTCTTTGAGACTTTTATCGAGGCGCCGCCTGAAGAGGTCCACTCGCAGTGCAATGCCGAGAACGCTCTCAGGTCCCATATCCTCTCTCTGATCACCACCGGGTTTGCAAAGAGCCGCGCCGAGGTGCTCGACTTTATGGAGACGACTTTCTATGCCTACGAGCACCAGGGGCAGCACTCGACCATCCAGGAGACGGTCGAGCGGGTCGTCGACGACCTGGTAAGGGCAGAGATGGTCGACGAACTCGACGAGTGGCTCGAAGGGACCACGTATGGGAACCTGGTCTCCAGACTCTATATCGATCCGAGGACGGCCGAGGCGGTCGTCGAGGCGCTGAGGTTACAGCCCGCATTCTCAGATTTCGGGGTGCTCGAACTCCTCTGCGAGACCCCTGACATGCTCACCCTCTTCCTGCGCAAGGCCGACTACGAGGTCGTCGACCACTTCCTTGCCAGTCACCGCGACGACCTCTGGACCGGGGTGCCGTACGGATATGACGAGCGCGAGCATTTCCTCCAGAGTGTCAAGACCGCCATGCTCCTCCTCAACTGGGGCGAGGAGGTGACCGACGAGATGATCTGCGAGCGCTTCAATGTCGGGCCAGGCGACATCCACAACAAGGTCGAGACCGCAGTCTGGCTCATCTACGCCACCTCCCGTCTTGCCCACCTCTTCGCCCCTGACCTCGAGACCTCGATCGCCGAACTGGGGACCAGGGTGAAGCACGGGATCAAGCGTGAACTCCTCCCCCTGATCAAACTCCGCGGGATCGGGCGGGTGCGGGCGAGAAGGCTCTTCAATGCAGGGTTCACCACCCCTGAAGATCTCAAGAACGCCGGCGTCAGGAGACTCGCCCCTGTCCTTGGTGAGAAGACCGCGGCCAGTGTCATCGTCCAGGCGGGCGGGAAGGTCGAAGAGGGAGAAGAAGTTGATCCAGATGTGAACGAGGTCAACGAACCGATCCCAGAACCTCCAGGCGAACACCAGACTTCGTTGAGTGCATTCGGAGGAACCAACCATGAATGA
- a CDS encoding serine protein kinase RIO: MGKDRDGRDFDRKLEELGVRIKDEDARKVRGEVFDEVTLLALYRLVHKKKLSAVGGSLSTGKEANVFLGERDENLVAIKIYRMRTANFKAMADYIIGDPRFVSVRRTRKDIVFTWTRKEFANLKRAYEAGVPVPEPYAFDRNILIMEFLGEDEVPAPQIRYIDLPEPDATYREIIENITTLYQKARLVHGDLSEFNILWVDNRPYIIDMGQAVTREHPNAGTFLVRDIRNINRFFSSFCEVEDEEVLMEQVTGGAIRPLREKKDW; this comes from the coding sequence ATGGGCAAGGACAGAGACGGACGGGACTTTGACAGGAAACTCGAAGAACTGGGCGTCAGGATCAAAGACGAAGACGCCAGGAAGGTCAGAGGAGAGGTCTTCGACGAGGTGACCCTCCTCGCCCTGTACCGGCTTGTCCACAAGAAAAAACTCTCGGCGGTGGGGGGGTCGCTCTCTACCGGAAAAGAGGCAAATGTCTTCCTGGGCGAGCGGGACGAGAACCTGGTTGCGATCAAGATCTACCGGATGCGGACGGCGAACTTCAAGGCGATGGCCGACTACATCATCGGCGACCCGAGGTTTGTCTCGGTCCGCCGGACACGCAAGGACATCGTCTTCACCTGGACGAGGAAAGAGTTTGCAAACCTCAAACGGGCATATGAGGCCGGCGTCCCGGTCCCTGAGCCCTATGCCTTCGACCGCAACATCCTGATCATGGAGTTCCTCGGCGAAGACGAGGTGCCGGCGCCCCAGATCCGGTACATCGACCTCCCTGAACCGGACGCGACTTATCGCGAGATCATCGAGAACATCACGACGCTGTACCAGAAGGCCCGCCTCGTCCATGGGGACCTGAGCGAATTCAATATACTCTGGGTGGACAACAGGCCCTATATCATCGATATGGGCCAGGCGGTCACCCGCGAGCACCCGAATGCCGGCACTTTCCTGGTCAGGGATATCAGGAACATCAACCGTTTCTTCTCCTCGTTCTGCGAGGTGGAAGACGAGGAGGTGCTCATGGAGCAGGTGACCGGCGGGGCGATCAGACCACTCCGCGAGAAGAAAGATTGGTGA